The Sphingorhabdus sp. Alg231-15 genome has a segment encoding these proteins:
- a CDS encoding EAL domain-containing protein: protein MLGRKIAAALLLSAAWHIPSANAQAEPASSAFEAQIADTKSSMMSDPSQALKSARKAALIADTMSKPDTALAIATSQWLEGEALTRLNKPKQAKPVIARALKTVKQVAPNTKLHADLLKSSAAIAIQTGGVEQALSTLYSAYRIYEKLDQKRSQAIILHNIGSIYYEARDYPRVLDYYDQAKSVYADDPALNLSSHNNRGNALRDMGKFSEAEQEYAQALTVAKEMDSPLLQTRVLTNLAFAQYAQGDLDKAEKTAVSGLRISQAGATDWEPFLWGTRAQIALTENRLQQAENFVRKAFKGVDPESSTMAYRDYHETAYMVFNAIGRHKEALQHLGAFKRLDDNGRELAASTNSALLAAQFDDANRELQISKLEAKQAQRDLMLAKSQTILRYTSLLLVVAFAVIGALFFAVVSVRRRRKAVSAANAQLSHAAKHDLLTGLANRGYFRTLLADALVENQANGTRSAVMLIDLDRFKAVNDTLGHNIGDQLLCHVATHLEEAAGNKASAVRLGGDEFALVIPDIESDIELEKLGEEVIGRLSGVHSINGTSVNIGATIGIAVGPSDSNNVQTLTRCADLALYHGKESGRGQCVRYKQFMQIEADERHILENDLRDALEQGDLSIAYQSIVDASSEEIIGYESLLRWDHPTRGQISPAIFIPIAEEARLIGTIGSWVLRTACAQAKKWPEHVRLSVNVSALQVEGGGLANNIVGALAASGLSPERLELEVTESVFLDNHEKTDATLESLRSLGINLVLDDFGTGYSSLGYLRRASFSTIKIDRSFVKSATRGSSESMAIIRAIVSMAEELGMQTTAEGIETEKEMAVMRDLGCTQLQGYLFSRPTKSILEKPETDTQKPQIVEISPTELQRKVG from the coding sequence ATGCTGGGACGAAAAATAGCTGCCGCGCTTTTGTTAAGCGCCGCCTGGCATATTCCTTCAGCCAATGCCCAAGCCGAACCAGCGTCTTCCGCCTTTGAGGCGCAGATTGCTGATACAAAATCGTCTATGATGTCGGACCCGAGCCAGGCTTTGAAATCGGCTCGCAAGGCCGCACTGATCGCCGACACGATGTCTAAACCAGACACCGCGCTTGCCATCGCAACCAGCCAATGGCTGGAGGGCGAAGCGCTAACTCGTCTGAACAAGCCCAAACAGGCTAAACCGGTGATTGCGCGCGCGCTTAAAACTGTGAAGCAGGTGGCTCCAAACACCAAATTGCATGCCGATCTTCTAAAATCCAGCGCAGCTATCGCTATTCAGACTGGTGGAGTCGAGCAGGCCCTGTCGACGCTCTATTCGGCCTATCGCATATATGAAAAACTGGATCAGAAGCGCAGCCAGGCCATCATCTTGCACAATATTGGCTCAATCTACTATGAAGCCCGCGATTATCCGCGTGTTCTGGACTATTATGATCAGGCCAAGTCAGTCTATGCAGATGATCCTGCACTGAATCTTTCATCCCATAATAACCGCGGCAATGCGCTACGTGATATGGGCAAGTTTTCTGAAGCCGAGCAAGAATATGCGCAGGCGCTAACCGTTGCAAAAGAGATGGATAGCCCGCTTCTACAGACTCGAGTTTTGACCAACCTAGCCTTTGCTCAATATGCGCAAGGAGACCTAGACAAAGCCGAGAAAACTGCGGTTTCAGGCTTGCGCATCTCCCAAGCTGGGGCAACAGACTGGGAACCGTTTCTATGGGGTACCAGAGCACAAATCGCCTTGACTGAGAACAGACTACAGCAAGCTGAAAATTTCGTTCGCAAGGCATTTAAAGGTGTCGACCCGGAAAGCTCGACCATGGCCTATCGCGATTACCATGAAACTGCATATATGGTTTTCAACGCAATTGGCCGGCATAAAGAAGCGCTGCAGCACCTAGGTGCCTTTAAACGTCTGGACGATAACGGGCGCGAACTGGCGGCATCGACCAATTCTGCTTTGCTTGCGGCGCAGTTTGATGATGCCAATCGGGAACTGCAAATATCCAAACTGGAGGCGAAACAGGCACAGCGTGATCTGATGTTGGCCAAGTCACAAACCATTTTGCGCTATACCAGCTTACTGCTCGTCGTTGCCTTTGCGGTTATTGGCGCGCTCTTTTTTGCGGTCGTCTCGGTCCGGCGTAGGCGAAAAGCCGTCAGCGCTGCCAACGCGCAGCTTTCCCACGCCGCCAAGCATGATCTTTTGACCGGCCTCGCCAATCGTGGATATTTCAGAACTCTTCTGGCTGATGCATTGGTGGAAAATCAGGCTAACGGTACGCGCAGTGCAGTGATGCTAATCGATCTGGATCGCTTCAAGGCTGTAAACGATACACTCGGCCACAATATCGGTGATCAATTGCTTTGTCATGTGGCCACCCATTTAGAGGAAGCTGCAGGCAACAAAGCCAGTGCTGTCCGCTTGGGTGGTGACGAATTTGCCTTGGTTATACCAGACATTGAGAGTGATATAGAGCTCGAGAAACTTGGCGAAGAAGTGATCGGAAGACTGAGTGGGGTCCACTCGATTAACGGAACTTCCGTAAATATCGGTGCGACGATCGGCATAGCGGTTGGGCCCAGTGACAGTAACAATGTTCAGACATTGACACGCTGCGCTGATTTAGCCCTCTATCACGGCAAAGAATCAGGTCGCGGTCAGTGCGTTCGTTACAAACAGTTCATGCAAATCGAAGCGGACGAACGGCACATTCTAGAAAATGATTTGCGTGATGCACTGGAACAAGGTGACTTATCGATTGCCTATCAGTCGATTGTGGACGCAAGTAGCGAAGAAATTATTGGATATGAATCTCTGCTGCGGTGGGATCATCCAACGCGTGGACAGATATCTCCAGCCATTTTCATACCAATTGCTGAAGAAGCCCGTCTAATTGGTACTATTGGTTCATGGGTGTTACGCACCGCATGCGCACAAGCGAAGAAATGGCCGGAACACGTACGTTTATCAGTCAATGTATCGGCGTTGCAGGTCGAAGGTGGCGGTTTGGCAAATAATATTGTCGGTGCCCTTGCGGCCAGCGGCCTTAGCCCGGAAAGGCTCGAGCTGGAAGTCACAGAGAGTGTTTTCCTCGATAATCACGAGAAAACTGATGCCACGCTAGAGAGCTTGCGTTCGCTTGGAATAAATCTTGTTCTGGACGATTTTGGCACCGGGTATTCTTCACTCGGCTATCTTCGCCGCGCTAGCTTCTCGACGATCAAGATTGATCGCAGCTTTGTAAAATCCGCAACACGCGGTTCGAGCGAAAGCATGGCAATTATTCGTGCGATTGTATCCATGGCTGAAGAACTGGGCATGCAAACAACGGCAGAAGGCATTGAAACCGAAAAAGAAATGGCAGTCATGCGCGACCTTGGTTGCACGCAGTTGCAAGGCTATCTGTTTTCCAGACCGACCAAATCAATCTTGGAAAAACCTGAAACCGACACGCAAAAGCCTCAAATAGTCGAGATTTCTCCAACCGAGTTACAGCGCAAAGTAGGCTGA